One window of the Vicinamibacterales bacterium genome contains the following:
- the nuoL gene encoding NADH-quinone oxidoreductase subunit L: MDLIWLIPLVPGAGAAINGLFGIRLFSKRTAGVVACTTMALAFGLSVVAFFQLLGLPPESRAHDVVLFDWIPPTALQLASGKIGMLHIPWSFRLDPLSAVMILVVTGIGFLIHVYSTAYMHDEPRGGVARYFSYLNLFCFFMLTLVLGANYLVMFVGWEGVGLCSYLLIGYWYEKQSASDAGKKAFITNRVGDWGFLLGVFLVFATFGSFDFREVANAAAVLPVERAQFGTLSLITLLLFVGATGKSAQIPLYVWLPDAMEGPTPVSALIHAATMVTAGVYMVGRNAVLFTHAPMTMEVVAIVGVLTAVMAASIGLVQTDIKRVLAYSTVSQLGYMFVAMGVGAFAAGAFHLMTHAFFKALLFLCSGAVIHAMAGEQNMLKMGGLRKHMPITFWTMMIGTLAIAGIPPLSGFFSKDEILYKAFLSNKVVWGLAAFAALMTAFYMYRLMSLTFFGDYRGPAWETAGHHPVDHGDADPGHGHGGHGAWHGPHEAPKAMTIVLSVLAVGAVLAGFVGIPAVLGGGNAIERFLEPSFVASHAAGTEIRATGAGLVANPEARAAEAGHAAGTEARATEAEGGEGAHLSPAGELGLMAFSVLIGALGIFVAYRFYVRRPEIAARLKDRFARPHRVLTNKYYVDELYGATVIRGTMSGANGLWTFDRNVVDGAVNGSGWLTIFSSWFSGVIDKYIVDGLVNLVGSILQEASFVSRRLQTGLIQNYALLMLFGVFAFVSLYLLMR, translated from the coding sequence ATGGACCTGATCTGGCTCATTCCTCTCGTGCCCGGTGCGGGCGCGGCCATCAACGGCCTGTTCGGCATCCGCTTGTTCAGCAAGCGGACGGCCGGAGTGGTCGCGTGCACGACGATGGCCCTGGCGTTCGGGCTGTCGGTGGTGGCGTTCTTCCAGTTGCTGGGGCTGCCGCCGGAATCCCGGGCGCACGACGTCGTGCTGTTCGACTGGATTCCGCCGACCGCGCTGCAGCTCGCGAGCGGCAAGATCGGGATGCTCCACATTCCCTGGTCCTTCCGGCTCGATCCGCTCTCGGCGGTGATGATTCTGGTCGTCACGGGGATCGGGTTCCTGATCCACGTGTATTCGACGGCCTACATGCACGACGAGCCGCGCGGCGGCGTCGCCCGCTACTTTTCCTACCTGAACCTGTTCTGCTTCTTCATGCTGACGCTGGTGCTCGGCGCCAACTACCTGGTCATGTTCGTGGGCTGGGAGGGCGTGGGCCTCTGCTCGTACCTGCTGATCGGTTACTGGTACGAGAAGCAGAGCGCGTCGGATGCGGGCAAGAAGGCGTTCATCACGAACCGGGTCGGCGACTGGGGCTTCCTGCTGGGCGTCTTCCTGGTGTTTGCGACCTTCGGCTCGTTCGACTTTCGCGAGGTCGCCAACGCGGCGGCGGTCCTGCCGGTCGAGCGCGCGCAGTTCGGCACGCTGTCGCTCATCACGCTGCTGCTCTTCGTCGGCGCGACGGGCAAGAGCGCGCAGATTCCGCTGTACGTCTGGCTGCCTGACGCCATGGAGGGCCCGACTCCGGTCTCGGCACTCATCCATGCCGCGACGATGGTGACCGCCGGCGTCTATATGGTCGGGCGCAACGCCGTGCTCTTCACGCACGCGCCGATGACGATGGAAGTCGTCGCGATCGTGGGCGTGCTGACCGCGGTGATGGCGGCGTCGATTGGCCTGGTACAGACCGACATCAAGCGGGTGCTGGCGTATTCGACCGTCTCGCAGTTGGGCTACATGTTCGTGGCGATGGGCGTCGGCGCGTTCGCCGCCGGGGCGTTCCACCTGATGACGCACGCCTTCTTCAAGGCGCTCCTCTTCCTGTGCAGCGGCGCGGTCATCCACGCGATGGCGGGCGAGCAGAACATGCTGAAGATGGGCGGCCTGAGGAAGCACATGCCGATCACCTTCTGGACGATGATGATCGGAACGCTGGCCATTGCCGGCATCCCACCGCTGTCAGGGTTCTTCAGCAAGGACGAGATCCTCTACAAGGCGTTCCTGTCGAACAAGGTGGTGTGGGGACTCGCGGCCTTCGCGGCCCTCATGACCGCGTTCTACATGTATCGCCTGATGTCGCTCACGTTCTTCGGCGACTATCGGGGCCCGGCGTGGGAGACTGCCGGCCATCACCCGGTAGACCACGGTGATGCGGACCCGGGCCACGGTCACGGCGGCCACGGGGCGTGGCACGGCCCGCACGAGGCGCCGAAGGCGATGACGATCGTGCTGTCGGTACTCGCCGTGGGCGCGGTCCTGGCCGGGTTCGTCGGGATCCCCGCGGTGCTCGGCGGCGGCAACGCGATCGAGCGGTTCCTGGAGCCGAGCTTCGTGGCGAGTCACGCCGCAGGGACGGAGATCCGCGCCACCGGGGCCGGCCTTGTCGCGAACCCCGAGGCCCGCGCGGCTGAGGCTGGTCACGCCGCAGGCACGGAGGCCCGCGCCACTGAGGCCGAGGGCGGCGAGGGCGCCCACCTGTCTCCGGCTGGAGAACTCGGCCTGATGGCCTTTTCGGTCTTGATCGGCGCGCTCGGCATCTTCGTCGCCTACCGCTTCTACGTCCGGCGTCCGGAGATCGCGGCGCGCCTGAAGGATCGGTTCGCCAGGCCGCATCGTGTCCTGACGAACAAGTACTACGTGGATGAACTCTACGGAGCGACGGTCATCCGCGGGACGATGAGCGGTGCCAACGGCCTGTGGACGTTCGATCGGAACGTCGTGGACGGCGCCGTCAACGGTTCCGGCTGGCTGACGATCTTCTCGTCCTGGTTCTCCGGTGTCATCGACAAGTACATCGTGGACGGCCTGGTGAACCTGGTTGGCTCGATCCTGCAGGAGGCGAGCTTCGTGTCCCGTCGTCTGCAGACGGGACTGATTCAGAACTACGCGCTGCTGATGCTCTTCGGCGTCTTCGCGTTCGTGAGCCTCTATCTGCTGATGCGGTAA
- a CDS encoding NADH-quinone oxidoreductase subunit J codes for MGEAIAFYTLAAMILAFGVLVITAKSTVHSIMFLIANFLFIAGLYAMLNAPFLAAIQVIVYAGGIVVLYLFVVMLVNLKRPPEAHQDKRRRSGWGVAFSVVVLAELIVIAAYKLVSPASLVLPAAPMGSHNVEAVGWLLYTDYLVPFEVASMLLLVAMVGAIVLARREL; via the coding sequence ATGGGCGAAGCAATTGCCTTCTACACGCTTGCCGCGATGATTCTCGCGTTCGGTGTGCTGGTCATCACGGCCAAGAGCACGGTGCACAGCATCATGTTCCTGATCGCGAACTTCCTGTTCATCGCCGGACTGTACGCGATGCTCAACGCGCCGTTCCTGGCGGCGATCCAGGTGATCGTCTACGCCGGTGGCATCGTCGTCCTCTACCTCTTCGTCGTCATGCTGGTCAACCTGAAGCGCCCACCCGAAGCGCACCAGGACAAACGACGCCGCAGCGGGTGGGGCGTCGCGTTCTCGGTGGTCGTGCTGGCCGAACTCATTGTCATCGCGGCCTACAAGTTGGTGTCGCCTGCCAGCCTGGTGCTGCCCGCGGCGCCCATGGGATCGCACAACGTCGAAGCGGTCGGGTGGCTGCTGTACACCGACTACCTGGTTCCGTTCGAAGTGGCCTCGATGCTGCTCCTCGTAGCGATGGTCGGCGCGATCGTGCTCGCGCGGAGGGAGCTCTAG
- a CDS encoding NADH-quinone oxidoreductase subunit C, translating into MADTEKPESTDKPAAPAAATPAVPAAKPAAAAAAPKAPPVPPGPPDPPPPADVTVPAYIQALQHAMPGAALQLSYWVGDWTVIVDPAQWLGVARHLHDAPGALFDYCSDVTAVDWPTRAGARFDVVCSLYSTALRQRVRVKARIADGAEIASLSGVWSAANWLEREAWDMFGIRFAGHPNLHRILMPDEWQGHPQRKDYPLEGPGELIMESPQEWLKLRQSFNEAEIE; encoded by the coding sequence ATGGCTGACACCGAGAAACCAGAATCCACGGACAAGCCGGCCGCGCCGGCAGCGGCGACGCCGGCCGTGCCGGCAGCCAAGCCTGCGGCCGCCGCGGCGGCCCCGAAGGCCCCGCCTGTCCCGCCTGGACCGCCCGACCCTCCGCCCCCCGCCGATGTGACCGTCCCGGCATATATCCAGGCGCTTCAGCACGCGATGCCTGGTGCCGCCCTCCAGCTCAGCTACTGGGTGGGCGACTGGACCGTCATCGTCGATCCGGCGCAGTGGCTCGGTGTCGCCCGACACCTGCACGACGCCCCGGGTGCACTCTTCGACTACTGTTCCGACGTGACGGCCGTCGACTGGCCGACGCGCGCAGGGGCCCGCTTCGACGTCGTCTGCTCCCTGTACTCGACCGCGTTGCGGCAGCGCGTCCGCGTGAAGGCCCGGATCGCAGACGGCGCGGAGATCGCGTCGCTGTCGGGCGTGTGGTCGGCCGCCAACTGGCTGGAGCGCGAGGCGTGGGACATGTTCGGGATCCGGTTTGCGGGTCATCCGAACCTGCACCGCATCCTGATGCCCGACGAGTGGCAGGGCCATCCGCAGCGGAAGGACTATCCGCTCGAAGGGCCGGGCGAGTTGATCATGGAAAGCCCGCAGGAGTGGCTCAAGCTGCGCCAGTCGTTCAACGAAGCGGAGATCGAGTAA
- a CDS encoding VWA domain-containing protein has product MMRHCPPSRTTVAAAIVAIALVAQSTGPAAQRGREARATRRAVTDAPSGLRLPSAQSGTGISPVLPGKPGPGGQRLPAFRGGVDIVSLSVTAADPAGRYVTDLEPEDFSVFEDGAAQDIAFFNRSNLPIALSLLLDTSASMEDKMATAQEAAIGFARHLRPEDLGALIDFDHDVKVLQTFTNDTGALEQAIRKTTAGGSTSLYNAVYIALRELKKTQAKAERDIRRQAIVVFSDGEDTSSLIPYEQVLDLAKRSETAIYTIGLLSKDELGGKAYNEAAFVLRDLAQQTGARAFFPGRIGDLAGVYGRIADELASQYLIGYASRNPKRDGAWRRITVRVKREGVLVRTRQGYYGPTKQAGR; this is encoded by the coding sequence ATGATGCGCCATTGCCCCCCCTCGCGGACGACCGTCGCGGCGGCCATCGTCGCGATCGCCCTTGTCGCGCAATCGACCGGCCCGGCCGCACAGCGCGGGCGGGAGGCTCGCGCCACTCGACGCGCGGTCACGGACGCTCCGAGTGGCCTGCGCCTCCCATCTGCGCAGAGCGGAACGGGCATCTCGCCGGTGCTCCCAGGGAAGCCAGGTCCTGGCGGACAGCGGTTGCCGGCCTTCCGGGGCGGCGTCGATATCGTCTCGCTCAGCGTCACCGCCGCCGACCCGGCAGGACGCTACGTGACCGACCTGGAACCGGAGGATTTCAGCGTCTTCGAGGACGGCGCCGCGCAGGACATCGCCTTCTTCAACCGGTCGAACCTGCCCATCGCGCTTTCGCTCCTGCTCGATACCAGCGCGAGCATGGAAGACAAGATGGCCACCGCGCAGGAAGCGGCGATCGGGTTCGCCCGTCACTTGCGGCCCGAGGACCTGGGCGCGCTGATCGATTTCGACCACGACGTGAAGGTCCTTCAGACGTTCACCAACGACACGGGCGCACTGGAACAGGCGATCCGAAAGACGACGGCCGGCGGATCGACCTCGCTCTACAACGCGGTGTACATCGCGCTTCGTGAACTGAAGAAGACCCAAGCGAAAGCCGAGCGGGACATTCGACGACAGGCCATCGTGGTGTTCTCCGACGGCGAGGACACGTCGAGCTTGATTCCCTACGAGCAGGTACTCGACCTGGCGAAGCGCTCGGAGACGGCGATCTACACGATCGGCCTGCTCTCCAAGGACGAATTGGGCGGGAAGGCGTACAACGAGGCAGCGTTCGTCCTGCGCGACCTCGCGCAGCAAACCGGCGCCCGCGCGTTCTTCCCGGGGCGCATCGGCGACCTGGCGGGAGTCTACGGCCGGATTGCGGACGAACTGGCGAGCCAGTATCTGATCGGCTACGCTTCGAGGAACCCCAAGCGGGACGGTGCGTGGCGGCGGATCACGGTCCGCGTGAAGCGGGAGGGGGTTCTGGTGCGGACCAGGCAGGGGTACTACGGGCCCACGAAGCAGGCCGGGCGATGA
- the ndhC gene encoding NADH-quinone oxidoreductase subunit A, with the protein MLEAYIPVLLFLLVAIGFAFVALIMAWFVRPERYNKVKSEPYECGIETRGDARDRYSIRYFIVAMLFVVFDVETVFMFPWAVIMDRLALFGLIEMIVFLFILIVGYAYAWKQGALEWV; encoded by the coding sequence ATGCTCGAAGCCTACATTCCCGTTCTGCTGTTCCTCCTCGTGGCGATTGGGTTCGCGTTCGTCGCGCTGATCATGGCGTGGTTCGTGCGGCCCGAACGGTACAACAAGGTCAAGTCCGAGCCCTACGAGTGCGGCATCGAGACGCGCGGCGATGCGCGCGACCGCTACAGCATCCGCTACTTCATCGTGGCGATGCTGTTCGTCGTCTTCGACGTGGAGACGGTGTTCATGTTCCCGTGGGCGGTCATCATGGACAGGCTGGCCCTGTTCGGCCTCATCGAGATGATCGTCTTCCTCTTCATCCTCATCGTCGGCTACGCGTACGCGTGGAAGCAGGGTGCGCTCGAGTGGGTGTAG
- the nuoH gene encoding NADH-quinone oxidoreductase subunit NuoH, translating into MIDLLVIPFIKIVFVLTGVLITVMYLVLLERKVQAWVQVRLGPMRVGPHGVLQPIADVLKLFIKEDLTPVRADRWVFTAAPIIVLVPALIAFAVIPFGDKVGVFGKPVDLFIADLNVGLLYIVAVASIGIYGIILAGWSSNSKYSLLGGLRSSAQLISYELAVTMTFVSVILASGSLSMVDIVSSQLKNGVWFAFVQPVALFVYFVGGLAETNRSPFDLPEAEQELVAGFHTEYSGMRFALFFLAEYANMIVVSAIATTLFFGGWLRPFPNVQFLRFLDIVPTWIWFIGKTFVVLYVFLWIRATLPRYRYDQLMRIGWKVLIPLAIANILVTAAVKVALG; encoded by the coding sequence GTGATTGATCTCCTCGTCATACCGTTCATCAAGATCGTCTTCGTCCTCACGGGCGTGCTGATCACGGTCATGTACCTCGTGCTCCTCGAGCGCAAGGTGCAGGCGTGGGTGCAGGTGCGGCTCGGGCCGATGCGCGTCGGCCCGCATGGCGTGCTGCAGCCGATCGCCGACGTGCTCAAGCTGTTCATCAAGGAAGACCTGACGCCGGTGCGCGCCGACAGGTGGGTGTTCACGGCCGCGCCGATCATCGTGCTGGTCCCGGCCCTCATCGCGTTCGCGGTGATCCCGTTCGGCGACAAGGTGGGCGTCTTCGGGAAGCCGGTCGATCTCTTCATCGCCGACCTGAACGTCGGCCTGCTGTACATCGTCGCCGTGGCGTCGATCGGGATCTACGGCATCATCCTCGCGGGATGGTCGTCGAACTCCAAGTACTCGCTGCTCGGAGGACTCCGTTCGTCGGCGCAGCTCATCAGCTACGAGCTGGCGGTGACGATGACGTTCGTCAGTGTGATCCTGGCGTCCGGCAGCCTGAGCATGGTGGACATCGTCAGCAGCCAGCTGAAGAACGGCGTGTGGTTCGCGTTCGTCCAGCCGGTCGCGCTGTTCGTCTACTTCGTGGGCGGCCTGGCGGAGACCAACCGTTCGCCGTTCGACCTGCCGGAGGCCGAACAGGAGCTGGTGGCGGGGTTCCACACCGAGTACAGCGGCATGCGGTTCGCCCTGTTCTTCCTCGCCGAATACGCGAACATGATCGTCGTCTCGGCGATTGCGACGACGCTGTTCTTCGGCGGGTGGCTGCGGCCGTTCCCCAACGTGCAGTTCCTGCGGTTCCTGGACATCGTGCCGACGTGGATCTGGTTCATCGGCAAGACATTCGTCGTGCTCTACGTGTTCCTGTGGATCCGCGCCACGCTGCCGCGATACCGGTACGACCAGCTGATGCGGATTGGGTGGAAGGTCCTCATCCCGCTCGCCATCGCGAACATTCTCGTGACGGCGGCGGTGAAGGTCGCGCTCGGGTAA
- a CDS encoding NADH-quinone oxidoreductase subunit M gives MNDFPLLSLILFTPLVGAAVLLFVNQRSENAIRWTANLFAAAGFLVSLPLWFQYDYRNPSWQFVERAQWIPAVGAEYHLGVDGFAVLMVLLTTLMGVIAILSSWTAIKERVKEYYIFLLILQSGMIGAFISLDFLLFFLFWEVMLVPMYFLIGIWGSDRRLYSAIKFFLYTLAGSVVMLLGILALYFWHQQQTGVSTFDVTVYQQLALPKGLQWWVFLAFFLGFSIKVPMFPFHTWLPDAHTDAPTAGSVILAAVLLKMGTYGFIRFSLPILPDASRDFVPMMAALSLIGIVYGALVAMAQRDWKRLVAYSSVSHMALVMLGMFALNPVGIKGSIIQQINHGISTGALFLIVGIVYERRHTRQISEYGGLSKVMPVYAAVFCVMMLSSIGLPALNGFIGEFLILQGIFTVSKLWAAIAATGIVLGAAYMLWLYQRTMFGKIENPKNEHLPDLNLREIMTFVPLIILAIWIGIYPTPFLDRLDTSVNRVIARVSPQYLEQNASAKPADCGQAKPASKFQMAACGGDETAPPATTAGTVPAGRPNQVEQHVAPETAPSKAPGAVPSAAKPGAKTAGGQ, from the coding sequence ATGAATGACTTCCCGTTGCTGTCGCTGATCCTGTTCACGCCGCTGGTCGGCGCCGCCGTGTTGCTGTTCGTGAACCAACGCAGCGAGAACGCCATCCGCTGGACTGCGAATCTGTTCGCGGCGGCCGGCTTCCTCGTCTCGCTGCCGCTCTGGTTCCAGTACGACTACCGCAACCCGTCGTGGCAGTTCGTCGAGCGCGCGCAGTGGATCCCGGCTGTCGGCGCCGAGTACCACCTGGGTGTGGACGGCTTCGCGGTACTGATGGTCCTGCTGACAACCCTGATGGGCGTCATCGCGATCCTGTCGTCCTGGACGGCCATCAAGGAGCGGGTGAAGGAGTACTACATCTTCCTCCTGATCCTGCAGTCCGGGATGATTGGCGCCTTCATCTCGCTCGACTTCCTGCTGTTCTTCCTGTTCTGGGAAGTCATGCTCGTCCCGATGTATTTCCTCATCGGGATCTGGGGCAGCGATCGCCGGCTCTATTCGGCCATCAAGTTCTTCCTCTACACGCTGGCCGGCAGCGTCGTGATGCTGCTTGGCATCCTGGCGCTCTACTTCTGGCACCAGCAGCAGACCGGCGTCTCCACGTTCGACGTCACGGTGTACCAGCAACTCGCCCTGCCGAAGGGTCTCCAGTGGTGGGTGTTCCTGGCGTTCTTCCTCGGGTTCTCGATCAAGGTCCCGATGTTCCCGTTCCACACCTGGCTGCCCGACGCCCACACGGACGCGCCGACCGCGGGCTCGGTCATCCTGGCCGCTGTCCTGCTGAAGATGGGAACGTACGGATTCATCCGCTTCAGCCTGCCGATCCTGCCGGATGCCTCGCGCGACTTCGTCCCGATGATGGCGGCGCTCTCGCTCATCGGCATCGTGTACGGCGCGTTGGTCGCGATGGCCCAGCGGGACTGGAAGCGCCTCGTCGCCTACTCGTCGGTCAGCCACATGGCGCTCGTCATGCTCGGGATGTTCGCCCTCAACCCCGTGGGCATCAAGGGCAGCATCATCCAGCAGATCAACCACGGCATCTCCACCGGTGCGCTCTTCCTCATCGTCGGCATCGTCTACGAGCGGCGGCACACGCGGCAGATCTCCGAGTACGGCGGCTTGTCGAAGGTGATGCCGGTCTACGCGGCGGTCTTCTGCGTGATGATGCTGTCGTCGATCGGCCTGCCTGCGCTTAACGGGTTCATCGGTGAGTTCCTGATCCTGCAGGGGATCTTCACCGTGAGCAAGCTCTGGGCGGCCATCGCGGCGACCGGGATCGTGCTGGGCGCGGCCTACATGCTGTGGCTCTACCAGCGGACGATGTTCGGCAAGATCGAGAATCCGAAGAACGAGCACCTGCCGGATCTGAACCTGCGCGAGATCATGACGTTCGTGCCGCTCATCATCCTGGCGATCTGGATCGGGATCTACCCGACGCCGTTCCTGGATCGGCTGGACACCTCGGTGAACCGCGTCATCGCGCGGGTCAGCCCGCAGTATCTCGAACAGAACGCGTCGGCCAAGCCGGCTGATTGCGGCCAGGCGAAGCCGGCATCCAAGTTCCAGATGGCGGCGTGCGGCGGCGACGAAACCGCGCCGCCGGCCACCACGGCTGGAACGGTTCCCGCTGGTCGACCGAACCAGGTGGAACAACACGTTGCGCCAGAGACGGCGCCTTCGAAGGCGCCCGGAGCCGTGCCATCGGCCGCCAAGCCCGGCGCCAAGACGGCGGGAGGGCAGTAA
- the nuoK gene encoding NADH-quinone oxidoreductase subunit NuoK: MTPITPAHYMVLSAALFIIGVIGVMIRRNIIVILMSIELMLNAVNINLVAFSNQLNNAVGQVFVIFVICVAAAEAAVGLGIILAFYRNKETVNIDEMSLMRW, encoded by the coding sequence ATGACCCCGATTACTCCCGCGCACTACATGGTCCTGTCGGCGGCGCTGTTCATCATCGGCGTCATCGGCGTGATGATTCGCCGCAACATCATCGTCATCCTGATGTCGATCGAGCTGATGCTGAACGCCGTCAACATCAACCTGGTGGCGTTCTCCAATCAACTGAACAACGCCGTGGGGCAGGTGTTCGTCATCTTCGTGATTTGCGTGGCAGCGGCCGAGGCGGCCGTCGGCTTGGGCATCATCCTCGCGTTCTACCGGAACAAGGAAACGGTGAACATCGACGAGATGAGCCTCATGCGCTGGTAG
- a CDS encoding NADH-quinone oxidoreductase subunit N, with amino-acid sequence MPAGFSPSDFSALLPEFVLTGVALFVLLADAFIPRARHGVIAWISFAGLALTAAALVPFVGAHATAARGMIAVDGFAVFFKFLFLFAAALTILMSTRYLEVEGARPGTYYFLILCATLGMMFMASGIDLVTIFIGLETMAISFYILVGFIKPSQRSNEAAVKYFLLGCFSLGLLLYGMSILYGLTGTTNLRTIATVLAGHEHDKWLGLAVILVVAGVGFKIAAVPFHMWAPDVYEGAPTPVSAFLSVGSKAASFAMLLRIFFEGLPSVNADSVVLFYALSIITMCVGNIAALTQSNIKRMLAYSSIAHAGYLLIGVVAATTVPQIGIKATMIYLAVYAFMQTGAFGVVTLLRRRDVIGEELKDMSGLFQRSPLAGTAMLLFMLSLGGIPPTAGFMGKFWLFSAAIDGGYIWLAVIGVLNSAVSIYYYMRVVVFMWFKSEPTGSDLVLSPAMAVLLAVTIVGTIAIGVYPRPLFDLADLSARTLGVAGIAASLR; translated from the coding sequence ATGCCAGCGGGTTTCTCGCCCAGCGATTTCAGCGCGCTGCTGCCGGAGTTCGTCCTCACCGGGGTGGCGCTCTTCGTCCTGCTCGCCGATGCCTTCATTCCGAGGGCCAGGCACGGGGTCATCGCCTGGATCTCGTTTGCCGGACTCGCGCTGACGGCCGCGGCGCTCGTGCCGTTCGTGGGCGCGCACGCCACCGCCGCGCGCGGCATGATCGCCGTGGACGGCTTCGCCGTTTTCTTCAAGTTCCTGTTCCTGTTCGCCGCGGCGCTGACGATCCTGATGTCCACCCGCTACCTCGAGGTGGAGGGCGCCCGGCCGGGGACCTACTACTTCCTCATTCTGTGCGCGACGCTCGGCATGATGTTCATGGCGAGCGGCATCGATCTCGTGACGATCTTCATCGGTCTCGAGACGATGGCCATCTCGTTCTACATCCTGGTCGGCTTCATCAAGCCGAGCCAGCGATCGAACGAAGCCGCGGTGAAGTATTTCCTGCTCGGCTGCTTCTCGCTCGGCCTGCTGCTCTACGGGATGTCGATCCTCTACGGCCTGACGGGAACGACCAACCTGCGGACGATCGCCACGGTGCTGGCCGGCCACGAGCACGACAAGTGGCTGGGCCTCGCGGTGATCCTCGTCGTGGCGGGCGTCGGGTTCAAGATCGCGGCGGTGCCGTTCCACATGTGGGCGCCCGACGTGTACGAGGGCGCACCGACGCCGGTCAGCGCGTTCCTGTCCGTGGGATCGAAGGCCGCGTCGTTCGCGATGCTGCTCCGGATCTTCTTCGAGGGGCTTCCGTCCGTGAACGCCGATTCGGTCGTGCTCTTCTACGCACTCTCGATCATCACGATGTGCGTCGGCAACATCGCGGCGCTCACGCAGAGCAACATCAAACGGATGCTGGCGTACTCGTCGATTGCGCACGCCGGATACCTGCTGATTGGCGTGGTTGCGGCCACGACCGTCCCGCAGATCGGCATCAAGGCGACGATGATCTACCTCGCGGTTTACGCCTTCATGCAGACTGGCGCGTTCGGTGTCGTGACGCTGCTCCGGCGCAGGGACGTGATCGGCGAGGAACTCAAGGATATGAGCGGCCTGTTCCAGCGCAGCCCGCTGGCGGGCACGGCGATGCTCCTGTTCATGCTGTCGCTCGGCGGCATCCCGCCCACTGCGGGTTTCATGGGCAAGTTCTGGCTGTTCAGCGCCGCGATCGACGGCGGCTACATCTGGCTGGCCGTCATCGGCGTGCTGAACAGCGCCGTGTCGATCTACTACTACATGCGGGTCGTGGTCTTCATGTGGTTCAAGAGCGAACCGACCGGATCGGACCTCGTGCTGTCGCCCGCGATGGCCGTGCTGCTCGCCGTCACCATCGTCGGAACGATTGCCATCGGTGTGTATCCCCGGCCGCTGTTCGACCTGGCGGACCTGTCCGCCCGGACGCTGGGTGTGGCGGGAATCGCCGCAAGCCTCAGATAG
- a CDS encoding NADH-quinone oxidoreductase subunit D produces the protein MEPDVARPMFDTDELVINMGPQHPATHGVLRVVLKLDGERVVDADVVIGYLHRGVEKLSENRDWTQIVLLTDRLDYVASAAANLAYVETVEKLLSLEVPRRARYLRTILAELQRLASHLVWLGSHAMDIGAVTVFLYCLRERELILDLFEEYCGARLTYNSMRIGGLPQDLPPDWGQKVLRFCDLQLEKLVEYETLLTHNRIWLNRTRNIGVISAADAIAVGLCGPPLRGSGVARDVRKDEPYAAYEEFQFDIPVGTRGDTYDRYLVRLEEMRQSIRIIRQAIEGLPEGPVMGKVPRLIKPPAGETYHANESPKGEIGFFIVSDGRSTNPYRMRVRPPSFCNLQALPQLVRGHLVADVIALIGTIDIVLGEVDR, from the coding sequence ATGGAACCGGACGTTGCCCGCCCGATGTTCGACACCGACGAACTCGTCATCAACATGGGGCCGCAGCACCCCGCCACGCACGGCGTGCTGCGGGTGGTGTTGAAGCTCGACGGCGAGAGGGTCGTGGACGCGGATGTCGTCATCGGCTATCTCCACCGGGGCGTCGAGAAGCTGAGCGAAAACCGCGACTGGACGCAGATCGTCCTGCTGACCGACCGCCTGGACTACGTCGCCTCGGCGGCGGCGAACCTCGCGTACGTCGAGACGGTCGAAAAGCTGCTGTCGCTCGAGGTGCCCCGACGCGCCCGGTACCTTCGCACAATCCTCGCTGAACTCCAGCGACTGGCCAGCCACCTCGTGTGGCTGGGCAGCCATGCGATGGACATCGGCGCCGTCACCGTCTTCCTCTACTGCCTGCGCGAACGGGAGTTGATCCTCGACCTGTTCGAGGAGTACTGCGGCGCACGGCTGACGTACAACTCGATGCGAATCGGCGGGCTGCCCCAGGACCTGCCGCCGGACTGGGGCCAGAAGGTGCTCCGGTTCTGCGACCTCCAGCTGGAAAAACTGGTCGAGTACGAGACGCTGCTCACGCACAACCGCATCTGGCTGAACCGGACGAGGAACATCGGCGTGATCTCCGCGGCCGATGCGATCGCCGTCGGGTTGTGCGGGCCTCCCTTGCGCGGGTCGGGCGTCGCTCGGGACGTGCGGAAGGACGAGCCCTACGCCGCGTACGAGGAGTTCCAGTTCGACATCCCCGTCGGCACCCGGGGCGACACCTACGACCGGTACCTGGTGCGCCTCGAGGAGATGCGGCAGTCGATTCGGATCATCCGCCAGGCGATCGAAGGCCTGCCGGAGGGCCCGGTGATGGGGAAGGTGCCGCGGTTGATCAAGCCGCCGGCCGGTGAAACCTACCACGCGAACGAGTCGCCGAAGGGCGAGATCGGCTTTTTCATCGTGAGCGACGGCAGGTCCACGAATCCGTATCGGATGCGCGTGCGGCCGCCGTCGTTCTGCAACCTCCAGGCGCTGCCGCAGCTCGTGCGCGGCCACCTGGTGGCGGACGTGATTGCACTGATCGGCACGATCGACATCGTGCTTGGAGAGGTGGATCGGTGA